A window of Rubricoccus marinus contains these coding sequences:
- a CDS encoding PP2C family protein-serine/threonine phosphatase produces the protein MKVRSSSPGALPPTDVVSVTGRRGHNEDVGRVLQGEAAGMPVTLLLVADGMGGHAHGEVASRLAADALEGLWRRLLAALDAPEADSEAVARGFLRAAYAEAERKIGVEGEGNGMGTTLVAALVYGECAVLANIGDSRAYLVRDTSAELLTDDHSVVADAVRQGALTPEEAEKSPFQHALTRALDGSGDADPDLYPASGCIRLGPAAVLLLCSDGLSGVMEPADLHTHLTRTPDLTSAARALTASALDRGSPDNVTVALIEVGTLARAGGPPLATERVDALLAEAEPARPAEPLAPEAAAPAHEVRARETLGRSPWMLGALALVLLIIAAFLWLRRAEAPPPPARVPAVRGPARAVPSAFELSRDRTALTWRISGVATRSDSVRVTVSFPADTLTRTVEVVGASLPLAEVASAWPGGVLARGDYVWKVEARSLSGSRLRSGPAPLILDEPVYASGG, from the coding sequence GTGAAGGTCCGGAGCTCATCGCCAGGGGCGCTCCCGCCCACCGACGTCGTCAGCGTGACGGGGCGGCGGGGCCACAACGAGGACGTGGGCCGCGTGCTCCAGGGCGAGGCTGCCGGCATGCCCGTCACCCTGCTCCTCGTCGCCGACGGCATGGGCGGGCACGCCCACGGTGAGGTCGCCTCGCGCCTCGCCGCCGACGCGCTCGAAGGCCTCTGGCGCCGCCTCCTCGCCGCGCTCGACGCGCCAGAGGCGGACTCCGAGGCCGTCGCGCGTGGCTTTTTGCGCGCGGCCTACGCCGAGGCCGAGCGCAAGATCGGGGTGGAGGGCGAGGGCAACGGCATGGGCACGACGCTGGTCGCCGCGCTCGTCTACGGGGAATGCGCCGTGCTCGCCAACATCGGCGACAGCCGCGCCTACCTCGTCCGTGACACGAGCGCCGAACTCCTCACCGACGATCACAGCGTCGTTGCGGACGCCGTGCGGCAAGGGGCGCTCACGCCAGAGGAGGCCGAGAAAAGCCCGTTCCAGCACGCCCTCACGCGCGCGCTCGACGGCTCCGGCGACGCCGACCCCGACCTGTACCCCGCCAGCGGCTGCATCCGCCTCGGCCCCGCCGCGGTCTTGCTGTTGTGCTCGGACGGCCTCTCGGGCGTGATGGAGCCCGCCGACTTGCACACGCACCTCACGCGCACGCCCGACCTCACGAGCGCCGCCCGCGCCCTCACTGCCAGCGCCCTAGACCGCGGCTCGCCGGACAACGTCACGGTCGCGCTTATCGAAGTCGGCACGCTTGCGCGGGCGGGCGGGCCGCCTCTGGCGACCGAGCGCGTGGACGCGCTGCTGGCCGAGGCGGAGCCCGCGCGCCCCGCCGAGCCTCTGGCGCCAGAGGCCGCGGCGCCGGCCCACGAGGTGCGCGCGAGAGAAACGCTAGGGCGGTCGCCATGGATGCTGGGCGCTCTGGCTCTCGTGCTGCTCATTATCGCTGCGTTTCTCTGGCTGCGGCGCGCCGAGGCGCCCCCGCCGCCAGCGCGCGTGCCTGCCGTGCGTGGACCAGCCCGCGCCGTGCCGTCGGCGTTCGAGCTCTCTCGCGACCGTACGGCGCTGACGTGGCGGATCTCCGGCGTCGCCACGCGGAGCGACTCCGTGCGCGTCACCGTCTCGTTCCCCGCCGATACCCTTACGCGGACCGTCGAGGTCGTCGGCGCCTCATTGCCTCTGGCGGAGGTCGCGAGCGCGTGGCCCGGCGGCGTGCTCGCGCGCGGCGACTACGTGTGGAAGGTGGAGGCGCGATCTCTTTCCGGCTCCCGGCTCCGCAGCGGCCCGGCGCCCCTTATCCTAGACGAGCCCGTCTACGCCTCGGGCGGCTGA
- a CDS encoding protein kinase domain-containing protein — translation MPFPPRLFARRWSLLALLALAALGPPVAAQEEVYMIISTGQGRDSAAVYINGEFEGLTDSTGQLDVDLAPGTYRIRAEKEGFLTGELSYEQPADAVTNFIPVTLDPEPPPAPEAPPPSEGNHVLFAGLLAVCGLLAAALAYAVTRKRKHESTFDRYTVLRTLGRGGMATVFLAKDGDDEVALKVMDSSLLGDKELVRKFLKEGEVLQTIAQMAPAAPVVRALRYGRENDEESGRPFVALEYVPGDTLLTFCRDAGRMPAVQVLGVARQVCEGLAAAHDQGVWHRDVSPDNVLLEEAGASGDAPLAVKLIDFGVAKNEYTQAKTLDGSISGKPPFMSPEQCRGENIDGRSDLYSVGVMMYTMLAGHPPFTDTNPLLVMRLHETAPVPPLPDDVPVAVSDLVMRLLKKDRADRPATAGDVAAELSALARTN, via the coding sequence ATGCCGTTTCCCCCTCGTCTATTCGCCCGCAGATGGAGCCTCTTGGCGCTGCTCGCGCTGGCAGCGCTCGGCCCCCCTGTGGCCGCGCAAGAGGAGGTGTACATGATCATCTCGACGGGCCAGGGCCGCGATAGCGCCGCGGTGTACATCAACGGCGAGTTCGAGGGCCTGACCGATTCCACGGGCCAGCTCGACGTGGACCTGGCGCCCGGGACGTACCGCATCCGGGCAGAGAAAGAGGGGTTCCTGACCGGCGAGCTGTCCTACGAGCAGCCCGCAGACGCGGTCACGAACTTTATTCCGGTTACGCTGGACCCCGAGCCGCCCCCGGCGCCAGAGGCCCCGCCGCCGAGCGAGGGCAACCACGTGCTCTTCGCCGGGCTCCTGGCCGTGTGCGGGCTCCTGGCGGCGGCCCTCGCCTACGCTGTCACGCGCAAGCGCAAGCACGAGAGCACCTTCGACCGCTACACCGTTCTCCGCACGCTCGGCCGCGGCGGCATGGCGACGGTTTTCCTGGCCAAGGACGGCGACGACGAGGTGGCGCTCAAGGTCATGGATTCGTCGCTGCTCGGCGATAAGGAGTTGGTCCGCAAGTTCCTGAAGGAAGGCGAGGTGCTCCAGACCATCGCGCAGATGGCGCCAGCGGCTCCGGTGGTGCGCGCGTTGCGCTACGGCCGCGAGAACGATGAGGAGAGCGGCCGCCCGTTCGTCGCGCTGGAGTACGTGCCGGGGGACACGCTGCTCACGTTCTGCCGCGACGCCGGGCGGATGCCGGCCGTTCAGGTGCTCGGCGTGGCGCGGCAAGTCTGCGAAGGCCTCGCCGCCGCCCACGATCAGGGCGTGTGGCACCGCGACGTGAGCCCGGACAACGTGCTCCTCGAAGAGGCCGGCGCCAGCGGCGACGCGCCTCTGGCGGTCAAACTCATCGACTTCGGCGTGGCGAAAAACGAGTACACGCAGGCCAAAACGCTCGACGGGTCCATCTCTGGCAAGCCGCCCTTTATGTCGCCCGAGCAGTGCCGCGGCGAGAACATCGACGGGCGCTCGGACCTGTACTCGGTCGGCGTGATGATGTACACGATGCTGGCGGGGCACCCGCCGTTTACCGACACCAACCCGCTGCTGGTCATGCGCTTGCACGAGACCGCTCCCGTCCCCCCGCTGCCGGACGACGTTCCTGTAGCGGTCTCCGACCTCGTAATGCGGCTCCTCAAAAAGGACCGCGCCGACCGCCCCGCGACGGCAGGCGACGTGGCAGCGGAACTCTCGGCGCTGGCGCGCACGAACTAG
- a CDS encoding sensor histidine kinase yields the protein MRRTSAPPPWSRTSEVLLVVGFWVLLGALALVRRSLDPRGPVATSTASLIVTLAEYGLWSLITLGVFAVTERFPMASGVRVRRALLYLGVVLVAAIAVEWARQSLFAAFFPEEILERRFRRRGGPRQWEPGLEGIITRLRFVDEMVISVAILAAGFARDALARLRERETHTARLEAQLADARLSALRMQLNPHFLFNTLHAVSALVERDPAGVRTMIARLSSLLRRVLDGGDRHEVTLRDELAFLRDYLDVQRVRFQGRLDVEEHIEDGTLDALVPNLVLQPLAENAVQHGVSRREDAGGRIVVSAQREGGSLVLTVRDNGPGPSAEARGGATDDSASGATGTAPRSGGLGLRNTRQRLDALYGRAASLELGAGADGGAEARVMLPFHTADDLVLHG from the coding sequence ATGCGCCGAACCTCCGCCCCGCCCCCCTGGTCCCGCACGTCGGAAGTCCTCCTCGTGGTGGGCTTCTGGGTGCTCCTGGGCGCGCTCGCCCTCGTCCGGCGCTCGCTGGACCCCCGTGGCCCCGTCGCCACGAGCACCGCGAGCCTGATCGTGACGCTGGCCGAGTACGGGCTGTGGAGCCTGATCACGCTCGGCGTCTTCGCCGTGACCGAGCGCTTCCCGATGGCCTCCGGCGTGCGCGTGCGGCGTGCACTGCTGTACCTCGGCGTCGTCCTCGTGGCCGCCATCGCGGTGGAGTGGGCGCGGCAGTCGTTGTTCGCAGCCTTTTTTCCCGAGGAGATCCTGGAACGGCGGTTCCGACGGCGCGGCGGGCCGCGGCAGTGGGAGCCCGGCCTAGAGGGCATCATCACGCGGCTGCGGTTCGTGGACGAGATGGTGATCTCCGTCGCCATCCTCGCCGCCGGCTTCGCGCGCGACGCCCTGGCGCGACTGCGCGAGCGCGAGACGCACACGGCCCGGCTGGAAGCCCAACTCGCCGACGCCCGGCTTTCGGCGCTCCGGATGCAGCTCAACCCGCACTTCCTCTTCAACACGCTCCACGCCGTGAGCGCGCTTGTCGAGCGCGACCCGGCGGGCGTGCGCACGATGATCGCGCGGCTGAGCAGCCTCTTGCGCCGCGTGCTAGACGGCGGCGACCGCCACGAGGTCACGCTGCGCGACGAGCTCGCCTTTCTCCGCGACTACCTCGACGTGCAGCGCGTCCGCTTCCAGGGCCGCCTAGACGTGGAGGAGCACATCGAGGACGGCACGCTGGACGCCCTCGTGCCCAACCTCGTGCTCCAGCCTCTGGCGGAAAACGCCGTCCAGCACGGGGTGAGCCGGCGAGAAGACGCGGGCGGGCGGATCGTTGTCAGCGCCCAGCGCGAGGGCGGCTCGCTCGTCCTCACCGTGCGCGACAACGGCCCCGGCCCGTCGGCCGAAGCGCGCGGCGGCGCCACGGACGATAGCGCCTCTGGCGCCACCGGCACCGCGCCGCGTAGTGGCGGCCTCGGGCTGCGCAACACGCGCCAGAGGCTGGACGCGCTCTACGGGCGCGCCGCCTCGCTCGAGCTCGGCGCGGGTGCCGACGGCGGCGCCGAAGCTCGCGTTATGCTCCCCTTCCACACCGCAGACGACCTCGTGCTCCATGGCTGA
- a CDS encoding LytR/AlgR family response regulator transcription factor, which yields MADSLRVLVVDDEPLARQRLLDLLAPEADITVVGTASTGREAVAALAEHAPDVVFLDVQMPGLTGLDVVREVGAANMPATVFVTAYDQHALEAFDVHALDYLLKPFEDDRFRETLRRVRDRVRLREVDGLRQKLLGLLGGAPPAPEAQPPAPKYLERLAVEMRGQIRVVPLTEVDFIQADGAYAEIHAGEDVHVVRERMQTLEERLDPALFMRIHRSTIVRLDRVAALLTAAGGDYAVRLHDGRRLKVSRSRRDDLARGLGMEV from the coding sequence ATGGCTGATTCCCTCCGCGTCCTCGTGGTCGACGACGAGCCCCTGGCGCGGCAGCGCCTTCTCGACCTCCTCGCGCCAGAGGCCGACATCACCGTTGTCGGCACGGCCTCTACCGGCCGCGAGGCCGTGGCCGCGCTCGCCGAGCACGCGCCCGACGTAGTCTTCCTCGACGTGCAGATGCCCGGCCTCACCGGCCTCGACGTCGTCCGCGAGGTCGGCGCCGCGAACATGCCCGCGACGGTGTTCGTGACCGCCTACGACCAGCACGCGCTCGAAGCGTTCGACGTGCACGCGCTGGACTACCTGCTGAAACCCTTCGAGGATGATCGCTTCCGCGAGACGCTCCGCCGCGTCCGCGACCGCGTGCGCCTGCGCGAGGTCGACGGCCTGCGCCAGAAGCTGCTCGGCCTGCTCGGCGGCGCGCCCCCCGCGCCAGAGGCCCAGCCCCCCGCGCCGAAGTACCTGGAGCGCCTCGCCGTCGAGATGCGCGGCCAGATCCGCGTCGTCCCGCTCACCGAGGTGGACTTTATCCAGGCCGACGGCGCCTACGCCGAGATCCACGCCGGCGAGGACGTGCACGTGGTTCGCGAGAGGATGCAAACCCTGGAGGAGCGCCTGGACCCGGCGCTGTTCATGCGCATCCACCGCTCCACGATCGTTCGCCTGGACCGCGTGGCGGCGCTGCTCACCGCCGCCGGCGGGGACTACGCCGTGCGCCTCCACGACGGTCGCCGCCTCAAGGTCAGCCGCAGCCGCCGCGATGACCTCGCGCGAGGGCTGGGCATGGAGGTCTAG